CCGAGGTGAGCCTGCTGCGCGAGCAGGTCGAGCGTCAGCAGGCCGAGCTCGCCCGGATCAGCACGGACGTCGCCGCCAGCCTGCGGCACGTCGCCGTCGTCCGCTTCGACGCCTTCGGCGACATGGGCGGGCGGATGTCGTTCTCCGCTGCTGTCGTGGACGACGCCGGCGACGGGCTCGTCATCACGGCGATCCACGGTCGCGGCGAGACGCGCTCCTACGCGAAGGGGCTGGTGGGCGGGGCGTCCGAGCACACGCTGAGCCCCGAGGAGCAGCAGGCGGTCGACGCTGCGCGCACCGAGAAGACCGAGAAGCAGGGGTCCGACAAGAAGGCCCGCCGATGACCGCCGTGCCGGCCGGGGCCGAGTACGGCTACCTCGGTCCCGCGGGCACGTTTACCGAGGCGGCGCTGCTGCAGGTGCTCCCCGAGGACGCGGTGGCCCGACCCATGCCGAGCGTGGACGCCGCCCTGGCCGCGGTGCGCTCCGGCGACCTCGCCGCCGCCGTGGTGCCGATCGAGAACTCCGTCGAGGGTGGGGTCAGCGCGACGCTGGACGCGCTCGCGAACGGGTCCGCGCTGCGGGTCACCCGCGAGATGCTCGTGCCGGTCACCTTCGTGCTGGCCGCGCGCGCTGGGACGGCGCTCGCCGACGTCCGGCGGGTCGCCTCGCACCCGCACGGGTGGGCGCAGTGCCGTGGCTGGGTGGGCTCGCACCTGCCCGAGGCCGTGTACGTGCCGGCGCTGTCCACGGCCGGGGCCGCGGAGGGATTGGCCGTCGACCCGGACGCCCCGTACGACGCGGCGCTGTGCGCACCCCTGGCGGCGCAACGGTTCGGGCTCTCGGTGCTGGCCACCGACGTCGGCGACAACGCCGCCGCGGTGACCCGCTTCGTCCTGGTGCAGCGGCCCGGGGCGGTGGCGGCGCCGACCGGCGCGGACAAGACGTCGCTCGTGGTGTTCCAGCGCGACGACCACCCCGGTGGCCTGCTGGAGATGCTGGAGCAGTTCGCGACGCGGGGGATCAACCTGTCCCGCATCGAGTCCCGGCCGACCGGGGAGTCGTTGGGGCAGTACTGCTTCTCGATCGACTGCGAGGGCCACATCGGCGAGGCGCGGGTCGGCGAGGCGCTGATGGGACTGCACCGGACCTGCCGCGAGGTCCGCTGGCTCGGGTCCTACCCGCGGGCCGACGCCAAGGCCATCACCGTCACGGTCTCGACCACCGACCAGGCCTTCGGCGACGCCGGCGACTGGCTCACCCGGCTCCGTTCCGGCGAGGCCTGACGCAAGGGTGGGGGTTAGGCGCGCTGCAGGGCCCGGCGTGCGATGAGCATGCAGATCAGCCCGTTCAGCATCCCGAAGGTCACGTCGGACGGGTGGTGCATGCCGCGGTAGAGCCGGGCCGTCGCCACCGCGAACGGGATGATCGCGAAGCCGACCCCGAACAGCACCCGCAGCCACCGCCGCTCGAACTGCGTCGCGCAGATGATGGCGAGCCCGAAGTACAGGGCGGACGACGCGCCGGTGTGCCCCGAGGGGAAGGACGACGTCGGGGGCGACTCGTCAAGCTTGGGGACGTCGGGGCGCTTGCGGTCGATCATGATCGTCACCAGCAGGAACACCAGCGCCTGCATCGAGACACCGACGATCAGCGCCACCGGCTCACGCAGCCGCCCGCTGAGCCGCCAGATGATGAACGCCGAGACGAACATCCCGATGATGATCGTGCTGGTGTTGCCCAGGTGCGAGACGACGAGCGTGATGTCGTTCCAGCCCGGCGTCCGGTGCGAGGCGAACCAGCGGTTGACGCCGTCCTCCCCCGAGATCGAGTCCTTCAGCTGGTGGCCGACGAGGTAGCCGACCCCGCAGAGGATGACGAACCAGCCGGCCACCGGCAGCAGCACCTGGAGGGCGAGCACGGAGGCCAGCCGCCCGGCCGGGGGCAGCGAGCCGTCCGCCGGCTCGAGCCGGGGGTTGCGCGAACGCGTCGTCCCGGGGTCGACGAGTCCGGTCATGGGGGTGCTCCTTCAGTCGGTCTGATCTTCGACGGCGCGCTCGGCGCCGCGCAGGGCACGCTGCCGCAGAATCGGCCCGAACGCGACCCAGGACGACGCCACGACCAGCCCGCCGACCAGGAACCCGGCGAGGACGTCGCTCGGGAAGTGCACGCCGAGCAGCAGCCGGTCGAAGCCGGTCGCCAGCACCAGCAGGGCGGCGACGGCCAGCAGGGCCGCCCGCCGGCGGCGCTTCTCGGCCGGTCGCCACAGCAGCACCACCAGCAGCGTGCAGCCGAGCATCGCGTTCAGCGCGTGCCCGGACGGGAAGCTGTACCCGCTCGCGGACGACACCGGGTGGTCGAGCACCGGCCGGGCCCGGGAGACGCCCAGCTTGATCAGCGCGCCGAGCAGCGTGCCGACGAGCATGGTGATCGCCGCCCACAGGGCCGCGGTCCGGGCGTCGCGGCGCCACAGCCAGATCGCGGCGAGCAGCACCGCGAACCGGAAGACGAAGGGGTGCAGCACGTAGCCGCCGATGTCCGCGGCATCGGCCAGCCACTCGTGCCGCAGCGCCCAGCCGGTCGTCGTCGTGACCACCCGCTGGTCGAACCGGACGACGGGTCCCGACGAGTCGCGCACGAGCAGGGCCAGCACGGTCACCAGGACGGCGCTCACGGCCATCGCCACCACCCCGGCGAGCAGTCGCGGCCGGGCCCGGCGGGTGTCGACCTCGACCGGGCTGGAGCTGCCGGCGTCGCCGGGACGACCAGCGGTCACGAGGAGAGGACCCGGTCCGCGGGCAGCCGGATCACCAGGGCACCCGGGTCGACCCGGGCCCGCAGCGCCCGCACCTGGCCGACGACGTCGCCGTCCAGCTGCGCCTCGGTCGGCCGGTCCACCCGCACCGAGATCTCGTGGCAGCGCATCCGCTCCACCCGGTGGTGGCCGCGGCGGGTGAGCACCCGGACCGCGACGGTCGCCCAGCTGACCAGCCCCTTGGGGGTCAACGTGACCGCGTCGAGCCACCCGTCGTCCACCTCGGCGTCCGGGATGAGCCGGATGCCGCCGGTCAGGGTCCCGCAGTTGCCGACCAGCAGGGTGCTGACCCGGCGGCTGAACTCGGGCTGGTCGTCGCGCACGATCGTCGCCTTGGCGCGCGGCGCCCGCAGGTGCTTGGCGCCCGAGACGGCGTAGGCGAGCCAGCCCACCTTGGCCTTCAGCTTCTCCGGCGCACCGGCCATCATCTGGGCGTCGAAGCCGAGCCCGGCCATGACCAGGAAGACCAGGGTCTGCGGGCGCTCGTCCTCACCGGACGGGTCGAACTCGACCAGCCCGACGTCGATCGCGTGGTCCTGGCCGGTCAGCGCCACGGCGAGCGCGTCGTCGATGCTGGACAGCGGCAGGTCGAGGTTGCGGGCCAGCAGGTTGCCGGTGCCACCGGGCAGCAGCCCGAGCGGCACCCCGGTGTGCACGAGGGCCTCGGCGACCTCCCGCACCGTGCCGTCGCCGCCGAGTGGGCAGACCAGGTCGACGCCGGCGTCCAGGGCCTGCCTCGCCTGGCCCTTGCCGTGGTCGTCCTCGGTCGTCTCCAGGAACATCGGGTCGGCCCACCCGTGCGTCCGGCAGACCCGCCTGACCTGGCTGCGCACGGCGTCCAGGTCGGAGAACTTGGTGGGGTTGATGATGATCGCGGCCTGCCGGATCGACCCGTCGTCCGGCGTGCTCGGCTCGAGCTCCTGCACCCGCGCGCGGTAGCGGTACAGCTGCACCGCGAGGCCGGTGAACGCGACGACGATCACGACGGCCGCGATGGCCAGGGCGATCGGGTGGACGGTCATGGTGCGCCAACATATCGGTGAGGTCGGCCATGCCGCGCGGGATAGGCTCGAGCGCGTGATCGATCTCAAGGTCCTCCGTGACGACCCCGACGCTGCTCGGGCCAGCCAGCGCGCCCGTGGCGAGGACGTCGAGCTGGTCGACGCCGTGCTGGCCGCCGACGAGGAGCGTCGCAGCAGCCTGGCCGAGTTCGAGCGGGCCCGAGCCGAGCAGAAGAGCTTCGGCAAGCAGGTGTCCACCGCCGCCAAGGAGGACAAGCCCGCGCTGATCGCCCACGCCAAGACCCTCAGCGAGCGGGTCAAGGAGCTCGAGCAGCAGTCGGCCACCGCCGCCGACCACCTGAGCGGGCTGGTCCGCCGGGTCGGCAACCTGATCGAGCCCGGGGTGCCGTCGGGCGGCGAGGACGACTTCGCGCTGCTGCACGAGGTCGGCGCCGCCCGCGACTTCGCCGCCGAGGGCTTCGAGCCGCGCGACCACGTCGAGCTCGGCGAGCTGCTCGGTGCCATCGACATCGCCCGTGGCGCCAAGGTCGGCGGCTCGCGCTTCTACTTCCTCACCGGCCAGGGCGCGCGGCTCGAGCTCGGCCTGCTCAACCTGGCGATGAGCCGGGCGATCGAGGCCGGCTTCAGCCCGATGATCGTGCCGACGCTGGTCAAGCCGGACGTCATGGCCGGTGCCGGGTTCCTGGACGCGCACGCCAGCGAGGTCTACCGGCTCGCGGACGACGACCTGTACCTCACCGGGACGTCGGAGGTCGCGCTCGCCGGGTACCACGCCGACGAGATCGTCGACCTGAGCGACGGCCCGATCCGGTACGCCGGCTGGTCGACCTGCTACCGCCGTGAGGCGGGCTCGCACGGCAAGGACACCCGCGGCATCATCCGGGTGCACCAGTTCCAGAAGATCGAGCTGTTCAGCTACTGCCCGGTCGAGGAGGCGGCCGCCGAGCACCAGCGGCTGCTGGCCTTCGAGCGCAGCCTGCTGGACGCCGTCGAGCTGCCCTACCGGGTGATCGACGTCGCCGCCGGCGACCTCGGCGGCCCCGCGGCCCGCAAGTACGACTGCGAGGCCTGGGTGCCGACCCAGGGCCGCTACCGCGAGCTGACCTCGACGTCCAACTGCACGACGTACCAGGCCCGCCGGCTCGGCACCCGCGAGCGCGACCCGGAGCGGGACGGCGCGACCCGGCCGGTCGCGACGCTCAACGGCACCGCGGCCACCACCCGGTGGTTGGTCGCGATCCTGGAGAACCACCAGCAGGCCGACGGCTCGGTCGTGGTCCCGCCGGCCCTGCGTCCCTTCGTCGGGCTGGACGTGCTCGAGCCGGTCCGGCGCGCGTGAGCGCTCCGACGCGGCCCCGCTGGCCGGTTGTCGCCCTCGACGTGGACGGCACGATCCTGGACCACGACGGCGGACTGACCGACCGGGTGCGGTCGGCGGTGCAGGCGGTGGCGGACTCCGGTCGCGAGGTGGTGCTGTCCACCGGGCGCTCGCTGATCGCCACCACCCCGGTGCTGGACCGGCTCAGCCTGACCCACGGGTACGCGGTGACCAGCAACGGCGCGGTGACGCTGCGGCTGGACCCGAGCCTGGACGACGGCTACGAGCTCGCCGACGTGGTCACCTTCGACCCGCGGGACGCGCTCACCCTGCTGCGCGAGCACCTGCCGCAGGCCGTCTACGCGGTCGAGGACCTGGGCACCGGCTTCCGGCTCACCGCACCGTTCCCGGACGGCGAGCTGATCGGCACCATGTCCATCGTGCCGTTCGAGGACCTCTTCGAGCGGCCGG
The window above is part of the Angustibacter luteus genome. Proteins encoded here:
- a CDS encoding HAD family hydrolase, which translates into the protein MSAPTRPRWPVVALDVDGTILDHDGGLTDRVRSAVQAVADSGREVVLSTGRSLIATTPVLDRLSLTHGYAVTSNGAVTLRLDPSLDDGYELADVVTFDPRDALTLLREHLPQAVYAVEDLGTGFRLTAPFPDGELIGTMSIVPFEDLFERPATRVVVRSPEHTPEDFLELVERLGLHGGSYTVGWTAWLDIAPEGVSKAHGLAFAAQSLGVAAVDVLAVGDGRNDLEMFAWAGRSVAMGQAPAEVQDAADEVCADVYADGLADVLERLVAEGN
- a CDS encoding diacylglycerol kinase family protein; translation: MTVHPIALAIAAVVIVVAFTGLAVQLYRYRARVQELEPSTPDDGSIRQAAIIINPTKFSDLDAVRSQVRRVCRTHGWADPMFLETTEDDHGKGQARQALDAGVDLVCPLGGDGTVREVAEALVHTGVPLGLLPGGTGNLLARNLDLPLSSIDDALAVALTGQDHAIDVGLVEFDPSGEDERPQTLVFLVMAGLGFDAQMMAGAPEKLKAKVGWLAYAVSGAKHLRAPRAKATIVRDDQPEFSRRVSTLLVGNCGTLTGGIRLIPDAEVDDGWLDAVTLTPKGLVSWATVAVRVLTRRGHHRVERMRCHEISVRVDRPTEAQLDGDVVGQVRALRARVDPGALVIRLPADRVLSS
- the pheA gene encoding prephenate dehydratase, translated to MTAVPAGAEYGYLGPAGTFTEAALLQVLPEDAVARPMPSVDAALAAVRSGDLAAAVVPIENSVEGGVSATLDALANGSALRVTREMLVPVTFVLAARAGTALADVRRVASHPHGWAQCRGWVGSHLPEAVYVPALSTAGAAEGLAVDPDAPYDAALCAPLAAQRFGLSVLATDVGDNAAAVTRFVLVQRPGAVAAPTGADKTSLVVFQRDDHPGGLLEMLEQFATRGINLSRIESRPTGESLGQYCFSIDCEGHIGEARVGEALMGLHRTCREVRWLGSYPRADAKAITVTVSTTDQAFGDAGDWLTRLRSGEA
- a CDS encoding DUF4446 family protein, whose translation is MLALPLAADAVLDPAPTSWVAVAAAVVAVLALLIAIGAQLRLSRIKRGLRVLRGHSGEGDVLEVATKHAAEVSLLREQVERQQAELARISTDVAASLRHVAVVRFDAFGDMGGRMSFSAAVVDDAGDGLVITAIHGRGETRSYAKGLVGGASEHTLSPEEQQAVDAARTEKTEKQGSDKKARR
- the serS gene encoding serine--tRNA ligase encodes the protein MIDLKVLRDDPDAARASQRARGEDVELVDAVLAADEERRSSLAEFERARAEQKSFGKQVSTAAKEDKPALIAHAKTLSERVKELEQQSATAADHLSGLVRRVGNLIEPGVPSGGEDDFALLHEVGAARDFAAEGFEPRDHVELGELLGAIDIARGAKVGGSRFYFLTGQGARLELGLLNLAMSRAIEAGFSPMIVPTLVKPDVMAGAGFLDAHASEVYRLADDDLYLTGTSEVALAGYHADEIVDLSDGPIRYAGWSTCYRREAGSHGKDTRGIIRVHQFQKIELFSYCPVEEAAAEHQRLLAFERSLLDAVELPYRVIDVAAGDLGGPAARKYDCEAWVPTQGRYRELTSTSNCTTYQARRLGTRERDPERDGATRPVATLNGTAATTRWLVAILENHQQADGSVVVPPALRPFVGLDVLEPVRRA
- a CDS encoding phosphatase PAP2 family protein — protein: MTGLVDPGTTRSRNPRLEPADGSLPPAGRLASVLALQVLLPVAGWFVILCGVGYLVGHQLKDSISGEDGVNRWFASHRTPGWNDITLVVSHLGNTSTIIIGMFVSAFIIWRLSGRLREPVALIVGVSMQALVFLLVTIMIDRKRPDVPKLDESPPTSSFPSGHTGASSALYFGLAIICATQFERRWLRVLFGVGFAIIPFAVATARLYRGMHHPSDVTFGMLNGLICMLIARRALQRA
- a CDS encoding phosphatase PAP2 family protein, which codes for MTAGRPGDAGSSSPVEVDTRRARPRLLAGVVAMAVSAVLVTVLALLVRDSSGPVVRFDQRVVTTTTGWALRHEWLADAADIGGYVLHPFVFRFAVLLAAIWLWRRDARTAALWAAITMLVGTLLGALIKLGVSRARPVLDHPVSSASGYSFPSGHALNAMLGCTLLVVLLWRPAEKRRRRAALLAVAALLVLATGFDRLLLGVHFPSDVLAGFLVGGLVVASSWVAFGPILRQRALRGAERAVEDQTD